Proteins found in one Drosophila busckii strain San Diego stock center, stock number 13000-0081.31 chromosome 2R, ASM1175060v1, whole genome shotgun sequence genomic segment:
- the LOC117134638 gene encoding cytochrome P450 6a2 isoform X2, producing MLFIIYLLIGALALIAYYYHRTVTYWKNRGVPQETPHPFYGNLVGFRAYRVMHDIMIEYYNKYRSSGYPFVGFNFMHRRSAFIIDSKLAKNILIKDFTNFADRGQFHNERDDPLTGHLFNLDGKRWKEMRQKLSPTFTSGKMKFMFPTVIKVSEEFIKVMFEHVPAQTGGTVIEIKDLMARFTTDVIGTCAFGIECNTLRTPESDFRTMATKAFTELRHGSLITAFMFSFPKLAAKLGVRSTPEDVHQFFMNLVQDTIAYREKEKIKRNDFMEMLIELKQTGSFTLDSGEVVHGLTVGELAAQVFVFYLAGFETSSSTMTYALYELSQHQDIQDKLRIEISNVMQQHDNKISYESIKAMRYLDQVINETLRLYTLVPHLERKALNDYVVPGRPDMVIEKDTVVMIPACAYHRDEDLYPSPDVFDPERFSPEMVAARDSVEWLPFGDGPRNCVGMRFGQMQTRIGLAQLIRNFKFTVCDKTEMPLKFNPKSFVLGTIGGIYVRVERV from the exons atgttgtttataatatatttgttgatcGGCGCGTTGGCGTTAATTGCGTATTACTATCATCGCACTGTAACCTATTGGAAGAACCGTGGCGTACCCCAAGAGACGCCACATCCATTCTATGGCAATCTCGTTGGCTTCAGAGCCTATCGCGTCATGCACGACATTATGATCGAGTACTACAATAAATATCGCAGCAGCGGCTATCCCTTTGTGGGTTTCAACTTTATGCACAGACGCAGCGCATTTATTATAGACTCCAAGCTAGCCAAGAATATTCTCATCAAGGACTTTACCAACTTTGCTGATCGTGGACAGTTTCATAATGAACGCGATGATCCACTGACTGGGCATTTGTTCAATTTGGATGGAAAGCGCTGGAAGGAAATGCGACAGAAGCTTTCGCCCACCTTTACCTCAGGCAAAATGAAGTTTATGTTTCCCACTGTCATCAAAGTGTCTGAAGAGTTTATTAAGGTTATGTTTGAGCATGTGCCGGCCCAAACTGGTGGCACTGTAATTGAAATCAAAGATCTAATGGCGCGCTTTACCACCGACGTCATTGGCACTTGCGCTTTCGGCATTGAATGCAATACGCTGCGCACGCCGGAAAGTGATTTCCGCACAATGGCAACGAAAGCATTTACGGAGCTGCGACATGGATCTTTGATAACCGCATTTATGTTTAGCTTTCCCAAACTGGCAGCTAAGCTGGGCGTACGTTCTACACCTGAGGATGTGCATCAATTCTTTATGAACCTGGTGCAGGATACCATTGCATACAGGGAGAAGGAAAAGATAAAGCGCAACGACTTTATGGAAATGTTAATCGAACTGAAGCAAACTGGCAGCTTCACCTTGGACTCGGGAGAAGTTGTGCATGGCTTGACTGTAGGGGAATTGGCAGCTCAGGTGTTTGTCTTTTATCTGGCTGGCTTTGAGACTTCCTCCTCAACCATGACCTACGCCTTGTACGAGCTGTCGCAACACCAAGACATACAAGACAAGCTGAGAATTGAAATTAGCAATGTGATGCAGCAGCATGACAATAAAATTAGCTATGAGAGCATTAAGGCTATGCGCTACTTGGATCAAGTTATAAATG AAACACTGCGCTTGTATACACTAGTGCCGCATCTGGAGCGTAAGGCGTTGAACGATTATGTTGTGCCTGGTCGACCCGACATGGTTATAGAGAAAGACACTGTTGTTATGATACCCGCCTGCGCGTATCATCGTGATGAAGATCTTTACCCCAGTCCCGACGTATTCGATCCGGAGCGTTTCTCGCCCGAAATGGTCGCTGCTCGCGACTCTGTGGAATGGCTGCCCTTTGGTGATGGACCCAGAAACTGCGTGGGCATGCGCTTTGGTCAAATGCAAACGCGCATTGGCCTGGCTCAGCTGATAAGAAACTTTAAGTTTACAGTTTGCGACAAAACTGAGATGCCGCTCAAGTTTAATCCAAAGTCGTTTGTGCTGGGCACAATTGGCGGCATCTATGTGCGTGTGGAGCGAGTTTAA